Proteins from a single region of Mycobacteriales bacterium:
- the rlmN gene encoding 23S rRNA (adenine(2503)-C(2))-methyltransferase RlmN: MTSLPLVFDAPRRGKPPRHLADLPPAERRAAVAALGEKPFRADQLARWYFKGASTDPESMTDLPAATRDALVGALLPPLLTPVRHVEADRGATRKTLWRLHDGALVESVLMRYPDRNTVCVSSQAGCGMACPFCATGQGGLTRNLSAAEVVDQVVSAQRALAAGELPGGPGRVSNVVFMGMGEPLANYNAVVGAVRSLADDVGLSQRSITVSTVGLVPAIERLSAEGLHVTLALSLHAPDDELRDTLVPVNTRWKVREALDAAWAYAARTKRRVSIEYALIRDVNDQPWRASLLGELLRGHLVHVNLIPLNETPGSAWTASTPAAQREFVRRIESYGVPVTVRDTRGSDVAAACGQLRADAADR, translated from the coding sequence ATGACCTCGCTCCCGCTCGTCTTCGACGCGCCGCGGCGCGGGAAGCCGCCGCGCCACCTCGCCGACCTGCCGCCCGCGGAACGCCGCGCGGCCGTGGCGGCGCTGGGGGAGAAGCCGTTCCGCGCCGACCAGCTCGCCCGCTGGTACTTCAAGGGCGCCTCGACCGACCCGGAGTCGATGACCGACCTGCCGGCGGCGACGCGCGACGCGCTCGTGGGGGCGTTGCTGCCGCCGCTGCTCACGCCGGTGCGCCACGTCGAGGCGGACCGCGGCGCGACGCGGAAGACGTTGTGGCGGCTGCACGACGGGGCGCTGGTCGAGTCGGTGCTGATGCGCTACCCGGACCGCAACACCGTCTGCGTCTCCTCGCAGGCCGGCTGCGGCATGGCCTGCCCGTTCTGCGCGACCGGCCAGGGCGGGCTCACCCGCAACCTGTCCGCCGCCGAGGTCGTCGACCAGGTCGTGTCGGCGCAACGCGCCCTCGCCGCCGGCGAGCTTCCCGGCGGCCCCGGCCGCGTCTCCAACGTCGTGTTCATGGGCATGGGCGAGCCGCTCGCCAACTACAACGCCGTCGTCGGCGCCGTGCGCTCGCTGGCCGACGACGTCGGCCTGTCGCAGCGATCCATCACCGTCTCCACCGTCGGCCTGGTGCCCGCGATCGAACGCCTCTCCGCCGAGGGGCTGCACGTCACGCTCGCGCTGTCGCTGCACGCGCCCGACGACGAGCTGCGCGACACCCTGGTGCCGGTCAACACCCGGTGGAAGGTGCGCGAGGCGCTGGACGCGGCGTGGGCGTACGCGGCGCGGACCAAGCGCCGCGTCAGCATCGAGTACGCGCTGATCCGCGACGTCAACGACCAGCCGTGGCGGGCGTCGTTGCTGGGCGAGCTGCTGCGCGGGCACCTCGTGCACGTCAACCTCATCCCGCTCAACGAGACGCCCGGCAGCGCGTGGACGGCGAGCACGCCCGCCGCGCAGCGGGAGTTCGTGCGGCGGATCGAGTCGTACGGCGTCCCGGTGACGGTGCGCGACACCCGCGGCAGCGACGTGGCGGCCGCCTGCGGCCAGCTCCGCGCCGACGCGGCCGACCGCTAG
- a CDS encoding phosphatidate cytidylyltransferase, translated as MSVAEVPSPAEVPDVGEPPQPRRAGRNLPAAIAVGLFLGALILVTLFTRRPAFVALATVAIAYGTWELCRALEQSGAHAARTPLVLGGAVTMVAAYARGTTALLFGLVVTCLACLAWRLPEGVPGYLRDWTTSVFVAAYVPFLAGFAMLMTAPANGPARIVSFIATTVCSDVGGYTAGVLRGRHPMAPSVSPKKTWEGLAGSALACTAGGVALVSTIMEIAWWQGALFGLAVAAAATLGDLGESLVKRDVGIKDMGHLLPGHGGLMDRLDSLLIVAPVAWLLLTAWSG; from the coding sequence ATGTCCGTCGCCGAGGTCCCGAGCCCGGCCGAGGTCCCCGACGTCGGCGAGCCGCCGCAGCCGCGCCGGGCCGGCCGCAACCTGCCCGCCGCGATCGCGGTCGGCCTGTTCCTCGGCGCGCTGATCCTCGTCACGCTGTTCACCAGGCGGCCGGCGTTCGTGGCGCTGGCGACGGTGGCGATCGCGTACGGCACCTGGGAGCTCTGCCGCGCGCTGGAGCAGTCCGGCGCGCACGCCGCCCGCACGCCGCTGGTGCTCGGCGGCGCCGTGACGATGGTGGCGGCGTACGCGCGGGGCACTACGGCGTTGCTGTTCGGGCTGGTCGTGACCTGCCTCGCCTGCCTCGCCTGGCGGCTGCCGGAGGGCGTGCCCGGGTACCTGCGGGACTGGACGACGAGCGTGTTCGTGGCGGCGTACGTGCCGTTCCTCGCGGGGTTCGCGATGCTGATGACCGCGCCGGCGAACGGCCCCGCGCGGATCGTGTCGTTCATCGCGACGACGGTGTGCAGCGACGTCGGCGGCTACACCGCGGGCGTGCTGCGCGGACGCCACCCGATGGCGCCGTCGGTGAGCCCGAAGAAGACGTGGGAGGGGCTCGCGGGCAGCGCGCTCGCCTGCACCGCCGGCGGCGTCGCGCTCGTCTCCACGATCATGGAGATCGCCTGGTGGCAGGGCGCGCTGTTCGGCCTCGCGGTCGCCGCCGCGGCCACGCTCGGCGACCTCGGCGAGTCGCTCGTCAAGCGCGACGTCGGCATCAAGGACATGGGCCACCTGCTGCCCGGCCACGGCGGGCTGATGGACCGGCTCGACTCGCTGCTCATCGTCGCGCCGGTCGCGTGGCTGCTGCTGACCGCGTGGTCGGGATGA
- the octT gene encoding diglucosylglycerate octanoyltransferase: protein MGHLFVIGDSLAFHGPEQPELLTHPGLFPNVLGELLGLDVDVVARLGWTARDAWWALTRDPHVYSVLLPRADVVVLAVGGMDQLPAWLPTYLRNGLDHVRPGPVRRAVKLAYHHATPYAVRLTRGSLRALPQRATLAYLTRCVEAIRTLKPGTPVVGIVPPPFDAPYFGHVTRTHRPAVLAHRAWGQAQGVPLADLDRVVAPHLAAGTLNSDGMHWSWAAHRDVAEALAAAVAAGPGNAAIRRNVRSP from the coding sequence GTGGGACACCTGTTCGTGATCGGCGACTCGCTGGCGTTCCACGGGCCGGAGCAGCCGGAGCTGCTGACCCACCCGGGGCTGTTCCCCAACGTCCTCGGCGAGCTGCTCGGCCTCGACGTCGACGTGGTCGCGCGGCTCGGCTGGACCGCCCGCGACGCCTGGTGGGCGCTGACCCGCGACCCGCACGTCTACTCGGTGCTGCTGCCGCGCGCGGACGTCGTCGTGCTCGCGGTCGGCGGCATGGACCAGCTCCCCGCGTGGCTGCCGACGTACCTGCGCAACGGCCTCGACCACGTCCGCCCGGGGCCGGTGCGGCGGGCGGTGAAGCTCGCGTACCACCACGCCACGCCGTACGCCGTCCGCCTCACCCGGGGCAGCCTGCGCGCGCTGCCGCAGCGGGCCACGCTGGCCTACCTCACCCGCTGCGTCGAGGCGATCCGCACGCTGAAGCCGGGGACGCCGGTGGTGGGCATCGTGCCGCCGCCGTTCGACGCGCCGTACTTCGGCCATGTCACCCGCACCCACCGCCCGGCGGTGCTGGCGCACCGGGCGTGGGGGCAGGCGCAGGGGGTGCCGCTGGCCGACCTGGACCGGGTGGTCGCCCCGCACCTCGCCGCCGGCACGCTGAACAGCGACGGCATGCACTGGTCCTGGGCGGCCCACCGGGACGTCGCCGAGGCGCTCGCGGCGGCCGTCGCGGCCGGTCCGGGGAATGCCGCCATTCGGCGCAACGTTCGGTCACCTTGA
- the frr gene encoding ribosome recycling factor, translated as MIDDTLLESEEKMDKAVTVCREELGTIRTGRATPAMFSKITAEFYGTPTPLSQMASITVPEPRMAVVKPYDKSSLGAIEKAIRDSDLGVNPTNDGTLIRIVLPQLTEERRKDLIKVARHKAEEGRVAIRSVRRHGKDALDRLARDGEAGEDDVRRAEKELDELTHRYIAHVDDALKNKEAELLEV; from the coding sequence GTGATCGACGACACCCTCCTCGAGTCCGAGGAGAAGATGGACAAGGCCGTCACGGTCTGCCGCGAGGAGCTCGGCACGATCCGGACCGGGCGCGCGACGCCGGCCATGTTCTCCAAGATCACCGCCGAGTTCTACGGCACGCCGACGCCGCTGTCGCAGATGGCGTCGATCACCGTGCCGGAGCCGCGGATGGCCGTCGTGAAGCCGTACGACAAGTCCTCGCTCGGCGCGATCGAGAAGGCGATCCGCGACAGCGACCTCGGCGTCAACCCGACCAACGACGGCACGCTGATCCGCATCGTGCTCCCGCAGCTCACCGAGGAGCGGCGCAAGGACCTGATCAAGGTCGCGCGGCACAAGGCGGAGGAGGGCCGGGTGGCGATCCGTTCGGTACGCCGCCACGGCAAGGACGCGCTGGACCGGCTGGCCCGCGACGGCGAGGCCGGCGAGGACGACGTGCGCCGTGCCGAGAAGGAGCTCGACGAGCTGACGCACCGCTACATCGCGCACGTCGACGACGCGCTGAAGAACAAGGAGGCGGAGCTGCTCGAGGTCTGA